A part of Thermocrinis albus DSM 14484 genomic DNA contains:
- a CDS encoding CDGSH iron-sulfur domain-containing protein, which produces MARLVKFTEKGPYKLEVGGETYYICMCGLSKNKPFCDGSHKRTKDEEEGKIYLYDDSGRVEIS; this is translated from the coding sequence ATGGCAAGGCTCGTTAAGTTTACGGAGAAAGGTCCCTATAAGCTGGAAGTAGGAGGGGAGACCTACTACATATGTATGTGTGGTCTATCTAAGAACAAACCCTTCTGTGATGGGTCCCACAAGAGGACGAAGGACGAAGAGGAAGGGAAAATATACCTTTACGACGATAGCGGGAGAGTGGAGATAAGCTAA
- the fliG gene encoding flagellar motor switch protein FliG produces MAEARGKLSKAHKAAILLMALPPQIAVEVMKELSEEEIQEVLILATSLEGVTLKDLDEVGKEFLEEYKATSFLSPDLDALLEFARKVLPPEKFAKIYEFLSSSTLIKSFQELERVDNRLLANLLRSEHPQTIAVVLSQLSYQKSAEILKLLPDTLRVEVVRRMATLENISPEALGELIEVMAEEIRGMGVSGIMQKMEGVPLVAGILNLLDKNTAGGILSKLEEEDPYLAEKIKEKMFTFEDIRKLDNRSIVEILKAVERNTLLLALKGAPEDIKEKFFSNMSKKAAEIMKEDMEAMGPVKVSEVEKAQKEVVRIIKQLADQGVIDLSGGESYV; encoded by the coding sequence ATGGCGGAGGCAAGGGGAAAACTCAGTAAGGCTCACAAAGCTGCCATCCTACTTATGGCACTACCTCCACAGATAGCTGTAGAAGTGATGAAAGAACTGAGCGAGGAGGAGATTCAGGAGGTACTGATACTAGCCACAAGCCTAGAGGGTGTCACTCTGAAGGACCTGGACGAGGTGGGCAAAGAGTTTCTTGAAGAATACAAGGCTACCAGCTTTCTGAGCCCTGATCTGGATGCACTCCTCGAGTTTGCCAGAAAGGTGCTTCCTCCTGAAAAGTTTGCCAAGATATACGAGTTCCTCAGTAGTTCCACCCTAATAAAAAGTTTCCAGGAGCTGGAAAGGGTGGACAATCGCTTACTGGCCAACCTTCTTCGATCTGAGCATCCCCAAACGATAGCTGTTGTGCTTTCTCAGTTATCCTACCAAAAATCTGCCGAGATACTGAAACTGTTACCGGACACGCTGCGCGTGGAAGTGGTCAGAAGAATGGCAACATTGGAGAATATATCACCCGAGGCTCTAGGGGAACTCATAGAGGTGATGGCGGAAGAGATAAGAGGCATGGGCGTCAGCGGTATAATGCAGAAGATGGAGGGAGTGCCCCTCGTAGCGGGTATCCTCAATTTGCTAGACAAAAACACAGCTGGTGGTATCCTGTCAAAGTTGGAGGAGGAAGACCCTTACCTTGCCGAGAAGATAAAGGAGAAGATGTTCACCTTTGAAGACATTAGAAAGCTGGACAACAGGTCCATAGTGGAGATTCTCAAAGCCGTTGAAAGAAACACGTTACTTTTGGCACTCAAAGGTGCGCCTGAGGATATAAAGGAGAAGTTTTTTTCCAACATGTCCAAAAAGGCCGCTGAGATCATGAAGGAAGATATGGAGGCCATGGGTCCTGTGAAGGTGTCGGAGGTGGAAAAGGCTCAGAAAGAGGTGGTGAGGATAATAAAGCAACTGGCAGACCAAGGTGTCATAGATCTCTCAGGGGGAGAGAGTTATGTCTGA
- a CDS encoding FliH/SctL family protein, translating to MSEDFVPIHPLHAESTFQTEPEEHRGDKELLEEELIKCKEEVQRLTKLSQELKKDKELAHLQVEELREEVNFLKEQLRKVGDLNVLVERLGSRLREELSLCRRHLTEELLSLVEVVVKELLITDVLPREEALLKALSSIFESYVKLKGRLVIHLNPADVPVTEPYLRRMVQQLDGIELQIREDLQLMRGEFVMETPQFWIERRYEDLLQDLLGELRGEKGI from the coding sequence ATGTCTGAGGATTTTGTCCCCATTCATCCTCTACACGCTGAAAGTACGTTCCAGACAGAACCGGAGGAGCACAGAGGGGATAAAGAACTTTTGGAGGAAGAGCTGATAAAGTGCAAAGAAGAGGTACAGCGTCTCACTAAGCTTTCCCAAGAACTTAAAAAGGATAAGGAACTTGCCCATCTACAGGTGGAGGAGTTGAGGGAGGAGGTAAATTTCCTGAAGGAACAGCTTCGGAAAGTAGGAGACCTAAACGTACTTGTGGAGAGATTGGGCAGTAGGCTCCGAGAAGAACTGTCTTTGTGTAGAAGACATCTGACCGAAGAGCTCCTATCCCTTGTGGAAGTTGTCGTGAAGGAACTGTTGATCACCGACGTGCTCCCCAGAGAGGAAGCCCTGTTAAAAGCCCTCTCATCTATCTTTGAGTCCTATGTAAAACTAAAGGGACGTTTGGTGATACATCTTAACCCCGCAGATGTTCCTGTGACAGAACCTTATCTGCGCAGGATGGTACAGCAGTTGGACGGTATAGAACTTCAGATAAGAGAAGACCTCCAGTTAATGAGGGGAGAGTTTGTCATGGAAACACCTCAGTTTTGGATAGAGAGACGGTACGAAGACCTACTTCAGGATCTTCTGGGGGAACTCAGAGGTGAGAAAGGTATTTAG
- a CDS encoding FliI/YscN family ATPase — protein MRKVFRVYSRVTKVSGVYVEAFNVEGAVGDRVIIKTVDGEREGEIIGLHEDRCIIMPFGSMMGVKVGDKVLITGEKVHTFTGDRVIGAVLDPFGRSLTDGRVVGEEKIRVDFVDVNPLERERIREVLDCGVRSVNALLTLGKGQKVGVFAGAGVGKSTLLGMITRWAQVDVVVLALIGERGREVREFLEDVLGEEGRRRSVVVVTTSDQTPIMKVKGAISAVAHARYFAGRGKDVLLIMDSLTRFAMAQREIGLAAGEPPTLKGYTPSVFHMCARLVESCGKFVRGGSITGIFSVLVEGDDLHTDPVADALLGMLDGHIVLSRKRASSGLYPAVDPVRSLSRVMPHLVTEDHMRMALHIRDVLSVYDAMEEVVHVGLYRQGSNPFVDKVIKHRDEIRSFFHQPAEVKVSFQESVEALRELYRLLS, from the coding sequence GTGAGAAAGGTATTTAGGGTATACTCTCGTGTAACTAAGGTGAGCGGTGTTTACGTAGAGGCCTTCAACGTAGAGGGAGCTGTAGGAGACAGGGTCATTATAAAGACCGTGGATGGTGAACGAGAAGGAGAAATCATAGGGTTACACGAAGACAGGTGTATCATCATGCCCTTCGGTAGTATGATGGGTGTGAAGGTAGGAGACAAAGTGTTGATTACGGGGGAGAAAGTTCACACCTTTACCGGAGACAGAGTGATAGGGGCGGTGTTGGATCCCTTTGGGCGGAGCTTGACAGACGGAAGGGTGGTGGGTGAGGAGAAAATACGGGTGGACTTTGTTGACGTAAATCCATTGGAGAGAGAGAGGATAAGGGAAGTTCTGGATTGTGGCGTGAGGTCTGTAAACGCTCTCCTCACTTTGGGGAAAGGACAGAAGGTGGGAGTGTTCGCGGGTGCAGGTGTAGGCAAAAGCACCCTTTTGGGGATGATAACACGGTGGGCGCAGGTAGATGTGGTGGTACTCGCTCTTATAGGGGAGAGAGGCAGGGAGGTAAGGGAGTTTCTGGAAGATGTTTTGGGGGAAGAAGGGCGTCGTAGAAGTGTAGTGGTGGTGACCACTTCCGATCAGACACCTATTATGAAGGTTAAGGGAGCCATAAGTGCGGTAGCACACGCAAGGTACTTTGCTGGAAGAGGTAAGGACGTACTCCTCATCATGGACTCTTTGACGAGGTTTGCTATGGCTCAGAGAGAGATAGGCCTTGCGGCGGGAGAACCCCCAACTCTGAAAGGTTACACTCCTTCTGTGTTTCACATGTGTGCTAGATTAGTGGAGAGTTGCGGGAAGTTTGTAAGGGGAGGAAGCATAACGGGGATATTCAGTGTACTGGTGGAGGGAGATGATCTTCATACAGATCCTGTGGCAGACGCTCTTCTCGGGATGTTGGACGGACACATAGTCCTCTCCAGAAAGAGAGCCAGTTCAGGTCTTTACCCCGCTGTGGACCCGGTGAGGAGTTTAAGTAGAGTCATGCCTCATTTGGTGACGGAGGATCACATGCGCATGGCCCTCCACATAAGGGATGTTCTCTCTGTGTACGACGCCATGGAGGAGGTAGTCCATGTGGGTCTGTACCGACAGGGTTCCAATCCCTTTGTGGATAAAGTGATAAAACACAGAGATGAGATAAGATCTTTCTTCCATCAACCTGCAGAGGTAAAAGTGAGTTTTCAAGAAAGCGTGGAGGCTCTTAGGGAGCTTTACCGACTTTTGAGTTAA